CTCTTTGGACGAGGAGTACTTTGTCGTCTTGAAGCAAAAGACCGCCTACGCCCAGGGAGTATTCCCCCCAGTGGATATAGTCACAGGCCGGGCAGCTTTGCCTCTTTTTGTCTTCAATTAGTTTATACTCCAGGGCGGCAGAACACACGGGACAAAACTTAAATTCCGGATAAAGAGACGGCATATGATTCCTTCTTTCTCTAATCAAAGTTATTAATCCTATTTTATCCTGAAAAAGAGAAGATGCAAATTTTATCTAAATTGGGAAATACGGCACGAAGGATAAATAATTTCTTTGTAGAACTACTAAATAATACTTTAATCGACTGAATTTTCAACCTGTGGGGGAAATATAAGAATGAAAAATGATAAGAAAAAAGAGATTTGGCTCGATCCTGAGGAACTCCGGCAGTTGTTGGAGGGAGGCTTGTATTGGAAAGATATAGAGCCCAAACTGTCCGAGGAAAATGCGGAAAGCATCAGAAGGCAGCTTAGTCTTGAAGATGAGGCTGATATTAATGACGGTGCTATTGACGAGTATGACCAGAACACCGGGGAATTTGACCAGACCAACGGAGAATATGGCCGGACGGCCGGGAAGTCTCCGGAAGAGGATCAAGCGGAAGCAGGGCCTGTTTTTGCCGGAGATTCGGATGAAGACAATGAGGAGATCAGAACGATTTTGCTTGGTGATCAAAATTCGGGGCAGGATGAACTGCAAAGACTGTTTATCTCCCAAGCGGCTTCCCTGGAAGATGACTTTAATGAAATGAAAAATCCGGCGGAAACAAGTCCGGACAGCTTCAGCCCGCTTGCTGATACTGAGGCAGCGGATGATTTGAATAAAGCTGATGAAGCCTACAACGCAGAAGATACCGCTATGAACCCGACAGATCTGGGTACTCTGGAGGAAACAGAAGTAGGGGCGGAAGAAAGAAGCCGCTTTTCTGATTTAAATAGTTATATCATGAACAGTAAAAATGACCCGAGTGCGGACGATGACGATGACTTAGATTTTGAGTTCGAACAGAAACGCGGCTTTGGTGGACTAAAGCTTGTTATTCTGGTTGTGATTGTTGCAGCGGTCACCTTCGGTTTGTGGTATTTCTTTATCAGCGATTGAGGACTTTTCGCTAAGTACAGCAATGTTGAATTTTTTATAGTCAGCGAGCAAAAAAACCTATCTTCGGATAGGTTTTTTTTAATAAAATAGTTTTCAAAATGATCAAAAAGGGTTAAAATAGTTACGAAGGTCAAAAAAGGTCATAAAGTCAGCAAAGGTCAACATTGAAATAAGGATGGATGACGATGAGTAATTTGGCGGACAGAATCGAGGAGTACCTCAAGAAGATTATAGAGCAGGCCGAAGTTGGGTATATTGTCCTGCAAAGAGGTTATCTTGCTGATTTCTTTTCATGTGCTCCTTCCCAGATTAACTATGTTCTTACAACGAGGTTTACTGCAGAACGCGGCTATCTTGTTGAAAGCAGAAGAGGCGGCGGCGGATATTTAAGGATTGTTAGGCTGGGACTTGATCCTGAGGGTAAATTCCAGAGACTCATGTCGGAACTCATTGGGGATGACCTTTCCCAGGATCGGGCTAACAATCTTGTGGACAGACTCAGAGAAGAAGAGCTGTTCACCAAAAGAGAAGCAATCCTGGTAAAAACGATTTTTTCCGACCGGCTTTTGGCTGGAGTGACGAATTTGCCTTCTACGCTTAGGGCCCGTATGATGAAAGAAATACTGGCGAATATGTGCCGGGACGATGTTAA
This genomic stretch from Dehalobacter restrictus DSM 9455 harbors:
- a CDS encoding CtsR family transcriptional regulator, with translation MSNLADRIEEYLKKIIEQAEVGYIVLQRGYLADFFSCAPSQINYVLTTRFTAERGYLVESRRGGGGYLRIVRLGLDPEGKFQRLMSELIGDDLSQDRANNLVDRLREEELFTKREAILVKTIFSDRLLAGVTNLPSTLRARMMKEILANMCRDDVND